The following are from one region of the Pygocentrus nattereri isolate fPygNat1 chromosome 20, fPygNat1.pri, whole genome shotgun sequence genome:
- the ube3b gene encoding ubiquitin-protein ligase E3B, whose protein sequence is MFSATQTSKSQFLDKARLAREERRGHKEKERAATQIQALIRRFLCRCRLQREIRKEVDDFFATTESGTTKRNALSIFKIARKLLFIFDKDDKLRFEKLCRTILSSMEVENEPKVWYVSLALSKDLTIPWLKQIKDVLWVSCEFLKKLKPDIMQDNKLVTLYLTMLVTFTDTSTWKIIRGKGEALKPALHRICENIMGHLNQKGFYSVLQILLTNGLARSRPSLSKGTLTAIFTLSLRPVVAANFSDNLLRSFLIHIMSVPAIISHLNTLTPDCMITIQTHDLMRKFILFVSREEQCSDICVCLEGSHTLCLLGNLIQLGYLNVKVLEQEAGHFVKDLTDMLSYCQRYVSQKKSNLTHWHPVLGWFSQTVHYGLNDSMPLVTKQLQCLWGVPVICTLFCDVLSKKLEVQEPTPAPPPPQPNTLQNNLPVKNLFKRAFQKSASVRNILKPVGGRRVDSAEVQKVCSVCVLYQTALTTLTQIRLQILTGLTYLDDLLPKLWAFICELGPQGGLKLFLECLNNDTDESKQLLAMLMLFCDCSRHLITILDDIEVYEEQISFKMEELITISSFLNTFVYKMIWDGILENANGEKLELFHSVHGWLMVLYERDCRRRFTPDEHWLRKDLKPSLLFQELEKGKKRAQLLLQYIPHVIPHKNRVLLFRNIVTKEKETLGLVETSSASPHVTHITIRRSRMLEDGYDQLRRLPVNSIKGVIRVKFVNDLGVDEAGIDQDGVFKEFLEEIIKKVFNPALNLFKTTNGNERLYPSPTSNIHENHLQLFEFVGKMLGKALYEGIVVDVPFASFFLSQVLGHHHSSFYSYIDELPSLDSEFYKNLTSIKRYDGDVSDLGLTLSYDEDVMGQLVCHELIPGGKTMPVTNENKISYIHLMAHFRMHTQIKDQTVAFIRGFRSIINPEWLHMFSTPEVQRLISGDNAEIDLDDLKKHTVYYGGFHSSHRVIIWLWDILSSDFTPEERAMFLKFVTSCSRPPLLGFAYLKPPFSIRCVEVSDDQDTGDTLGSVLRGFFTIRKKEPGGRLPTSSTCFNLLKLPNYSKKSILRDKLRYAISMNTGFELS, encoded by the exons ATGTTCAGCGCCACGCAGACGTCCAAGTCCCAGTTCCTGGACAAGGCTCGGCTGGCGcgggaggagaggagggggcataaagagaaagagcgagcgGCCACGCAGATCCAGGCTCTGATCCGCAGGTTCCTCTGCCGCTGTAGACTGCAGAGAGAAATCAG GAAAGAGGTCGATGACTTCTTCGCAACGACTGAATCGGGAACCACAAAAAGAAATGCATTGTCCATCTTTAAAATCGCAAGAAAGTTATTATTCATATTCGACAAAGATGATAAGTTG AGATTTGAGAAGCTCTGTCGGACGATTTTAAGTAGCATGGAAGTTGAAAATGAGCCGAAA GTGTGGTATGTTTCTCTGGCTCTTTCCAAAGACCTCACCATCCCCTGGCTCAAACAGATCAAAGATGTTCTCTGGGTCTCCTGTGAGTTCCTGAAAAAACTGAAG CCGGACATCATGCAGGACAACAAATTGGTGACCCTCTACCTGACGATGCTCGTCACCTTCACCGATACATCCACGTGGAAAATTATCAGAGGGAAAG GAGAGGCCCTGAAACCTGCTTTACACAGGATATGTGAGAACATCATGGGCCACCTGAACCAGAAGGGATTCTACTCTGTCCTACAG ATTTTATTGACCAATGGGCTGGCGCGGTCCAGGCCCTCGCTCTCCAAAGGCACACTCACAGCCATTTTCACACTGTCGCTCAG aCCTGTAGTAGCAGCTAATTTCTCCGATAACCTGCTGAGGTCGTTCCTGATCcacatcatgtctgtccccgCCATCATCTCCCACCTCAACACACTCACTCCAGAT tgtatgATCACCATCCAGACTCATGACCTCATGCGTAAGTTTATTTTGTTCGTGAGTCGTGAGGAGCAGTGCTCGgacatctgtgtgtgtctggagGGAAGCCATACACTCTGCTTACTCG gtaacCTGATTCAGCTGGGCTACCTGAACGTGAAGGTGCTGGAACAGGAGGCTGGACACTTTGTGAAGGATCTGACGGACATGCTGTCCTACTGTCAGAGATACGTCTCTCAGAAGAAGTCTAACCTCACTCACTGGCACCCAGTGCTAGGCTGGTTCTCCCAGACTGTGCACTACGG GCTGAATGATTCCATGCCGTTGGTGACGAAGCAGCTGCAGTGTTTATGGGGAGTTCCTGTGATCTGCACGCTCTTCTGTGATGTCCTCAGTAAAAAACTTGAGGTCCAGGAACCGACACCCGCTCCCCCTCCTCCTCAGCCCAACACACTACAGAACAACCTGCCTGTTAAAA ATCTGTTTAAGCGGGCGTTCCAGAAGTCGGCGTCGGTGCGGAACATCCTGAAGCCAGTGGGGGGGCGGAGGGTGGACTCAGCGGAGGTGCAGaaagtgtgcagtgtgtgtgtgctgtatcaAACAGCCCTTACTACACTCACACAGATCCGCCTGCAGATACTCACAG GTTTGACATATCTGGACGATCTTCTGCCAAAGCTGTGGGCGTTCATCTGTGAGCTCGGACCTCAGGGGGGGCTCAAACTCTTCCTGGAGTGTCTGAATAATGACACGGACGAGTCCAAGCAGCTGCTGGCCATGCTCATGCTCTTCTGTGACTGCTCCAGACACCTCATAAC AATCCTGGACGATATTGAGGTTTACGAGGAGCAGATTTCCTTTAAGATGGAGGAGCTCATCACCATCTCGTCTTTCCTAAACACGTTTGTGTACAAAATGATCTGGGACGGCATTCTGG AGAATGCGAATGGGGAGAAGTTGGAGCTGTTCCACAGCGTTCATGGCTGGCTGATGGTGCTATATGAGAGAGACTGCCGCAGGAGGTTCACCCCCGACGAGCACTGGCTCCGCAA GGACCTGAAGCCCAGTCTGCTTTTCCAAGAGCTGGAGAAAGGCAAGAAGAGAGCCCAGCTGCTGCTCCAGTACATCCCCCACGTCATCCCGCACAAGAAC AGGGTTCTGCTGTTCCGGAACATTGTTACGAAGGAGAAGGAGACGCTGGGATTGGTGGAGACGAGCTCCGCCTCCCCACATGTTACTCACATAACCATCCGGCGCTCGCGCATGCTGGAG gATGGCTATGATCAGTTGCGTAGACTGCCTGTGAACTCCATTAAGGGTGTGATCCGGGTGAAGTTTGTGAATGATCTGGGAGTGGACGAGGCTGGAATCGATCAGGATGGAGTGTTTAAGGAGTTTCTGGAGGAGATCATTAAGAAGGTCTTCAACCCAGCACTCAACCTGTTCAAG ACGACCAACGGGAACGAGCGCCTCTACCCCTCGCCCACATCCAACATCCATGAAAACCACCTGCAGCTGTTTGAGTTTGTGGGGAAGATGCTGGGGAAGGCGCTGTACGAGGGTATCGTGGTGGACGTGCCCTTCGCCTCCTTCTTCCTCAGCCAGGTTCTGGGACACCATCACAGCTCCTTCTACAGCTACATCGACGAGCTGCCCTCACTCGACTCCGAGTTCTACAAGAACCTCACCTCCATAAAG CGCTACGATGGAGATGTGAGCGATTTAGGGCTGACTCTGTCGTACGATGAGGACGTCATGGGTCAG TTAGTGTGCCATGAGCTGATTCCTGGTGGGAAGACCATGCCCGTCACTAATgagaacaa GATCAGCTACATCCACCTGATGGCTCACTTCCGGATGCATACGCAGATAAAGGACCAGACGGTGGCGTTTATCAGGGGCTTCCGGAGCATCATTAACCCCGAGTGGCTGCATATGTTCTCCACACCGGAGGTGCAGAGACTTATCTCCGGAGACAACGCCGAGATCGACCTGGATGACCTCAA GAAGCACACGGTGTACTATGGAGGCTTCCACAGCAGCCACAGGGTGATCATCTGGCTGTGGGACATCCTGTCCAGTGACTTCACTCCTGAAGAGAGGGCTATGTTCCTCAAG tttgtaaCCAGCTGTTCCCGACCTCCTCTGCTGGGTTTCGCATACCTCAAACCGCCCTTCTCCATCCGCTGTGTGGAAGTCTCTGATGATCAG GACACAGGGGACACCTTGGGCAGCGTGCTGAGGGGTTTCTTCACCATCCGGAAGAAGGAGCCTGGGGGTCGCCTGCCCACATCGTCCACCTGTTTCAATCTGCTCAAATTGCCCAACTACAGCAAGAAGAGCATCCTCAGAGACAAGCTCCGCTACGCCATCAGCATGAACACGGGCTTCGAGCTCTCCTAA
- the aldh3b2 gene encoding aldehyde dehydrogenase family 3 member B1 isoform X1: protein MNSPPSPSPTRWFKALRRTRTGEPCQKSGSSACLDVLKRARAAFRAGRMAPESFRLAQLEALERMLMEHESDFVDALDRDLRKPRFETVMSELMVVKNEALHAASSLKKWMQPQRMERSWATAFDDCMVVSEPLGVVLIVGNWTSPVQLCLVPLVGAIAAGNCVIICPSEVCSHTAELLHRLLPAYLDNECYHSVLAAGHEVPEIVDLKFDHVFFSGTREDGLKAAQAAARTLARTTLLLSGKNPCYVDRQCDINTTARRISWARFQNAGQSAVAPDYVLCHADTHECLVQALRCALQQFYGSEPRESKSFGRQVSEENFSKVREALLRSGKVAVGGQVNEAEKYIAPTVLVDVVESDPIMQQDVFGPVLPILSVQSADEAVAFINSRENPLCVYVYSSNSKVISKIMAETCSGSFCSNDSALQSVMVGLPFGGVGASGLGSYHGRYSFDAFSHKKSCLLRSTCIECVTYLRYPPYEDRNLSLATLASSLSLRSQGWCSIL from the exons ATGAATTCTCCACCGAGCCCGTCTCCCACCCGCTGGTTTAAAGCCTTACGGAG gaccaggactggagAACCGTGCCAGAAGTCAGGTTCATCAGCATGTCTCGATGTGCTAAAGAGAGCCAGGGCTGCTTTCCGTGCTGGCCGCATGGCTCCAGAGAGCTTCAGGCTGGCCCAGCTGGAGGCTCTTGAGAGGATGCTGATGGAGCATGAGTCTGACTTTGTGGATGCTCTCGACCGCGACCTCAGAAAG CCCCGCTTTGAGACTGTAATGTCAGAGCTGATGGTGGTGAAAAACGAGGCCCTTCACGCAGCCAGCAGCCTGAAGAAGTGGATGCAGCCCCAGCGCATGGAGCGCAGCTGG GCCACAGCGTTTGATGACTGCATGGTAGTCAGTGAGCCATTAGGAGTAGTGCTAATTGTAGGAAACTGGACGAGTCCTGTGCAGCTCTGCCTGGTGCCGTTAGTGGGTGCGATTGCAGCAG GAAACTGTGTGATAATCTGCCCATCTGAAGTCTGCTCTCATACTGCTGAGCTTCTGCACCGACTCCTGCCTGCTTACCTGGATAAT GAATGTTACCACTCCGTGTTAGCTGCAGGCCATGAGGTTCCTGAAATTGTGGATCTAAAATTCGATCATGTTTTCTTCTCAG GCACCAGGGAAGATGGGCTCAAAGCGGCCCAGGCGGCAGCGCGCACTCTCGCCCGCACTACGCTGCTCTTGAGTGGGAAGAACCCCTGCTATGTGGACCGTCAGTGTGACATCAACACCACTGCCCGCCGCATCTCCTGGGCGCGCTTCCAGAATGCCGGCCAGAGCGCTGTGGCCCCAGACTATGTCCTTTGCCACGCAGACACCCATGAGTGCCTTGTGCAGGCCCTGCGCTGTGCCCTGCAGCAGTTCTACGGCTCTGAGCCACGTGAGTCCAAGAGCTTTGGGCGACAAGTGAGCGAGGAGAACTTTAGCAAGGTCAGGGAAGCCCTCTTGAGGTCCGGGAAAGTGGCAGTGGGTGGGCAGGTGAATGAGGCAGAGAAATATATAG CCCCCACAGTTCTGGTGGATGTGGTAGAGTCTGACCCCATCATGCAGCAGGATGTGTTCGGCCCTGTGCTGCCCATCCTGAGTGTCCAGAGCGCGGATGAGGCCGTAGCCTTCATCAACAGCAGGGAGAATCCACTCTGTGTTTATGTCTATTCCAGCAACAGCAAG GTGATCTCTAAGATAATGGCTGAGACATGCAGTGGTAGTTTCTGCTCTAACGACAGTGCCCTGCAGAGCGTGATGGTGGGGCTGCCTTTTGGAGGAGTGG GTGCCAGTGGGCTGGGCTCGTACCACGGTCGCTACAGTTTTGACGCTTTCTCTCACAAGAAGTCGTGTCTGCTGAGGAGCACGTGTATCGAGTGTGTGACGTACCTGCGCTACCCACCGTATGAGGACCGGAACCTGTCCCTGGCTACACTGGCCAGCTCGCTGAGTCTGAGGAGTCAGGGCTGGTGCTCCATACTGTGA
- the aldh3b2 gene encoding aldehyde dehydrogenase family 3 member B1 isoform X3, producing MNSPPSPSPTRWFKALRRTRTGEPCQKSGSSACLDVLKRARAAFRAGRMAPESFRLAQLEALERMLMEHESDFVDALDRDLRKPRFETVMSELMVVKNEALHAASSLKKWMQPQRMERSWATAFDDCMVVSEPLGVVLIVGNWTSPVQLCLVPLVGAIAAGTREDGLKAAQAAARTLARTTLLLSGKNPCYVDRQCDINTTARRISWARFQNAGQSAVAPDYVLCHADTHECLVQALRCALQQFYGSEPRESKSFGRQVSEENFSKVREALLRSGKVAVGGQVNEAEKYIAPTVLVDVVESDPIMQQDVFGPVLPILSVQSADEAVAFINSRENPLCVYVYSSNSKVISKIMAETCSGSFCSNDSALQSVMVGLPFGGVGASGLGSYHGRYSFDAFSHKKSCLLRSTCIECVTYLRYPPYEDRNLSLATLASSLSLRSQGWCSIL from the exons ATGAATTCTCCACCGAGCCCGTCTCCCACCCGCTGGTTTAAAGCCTTACGGAG gaccaggactggagAACCGTGCCAGAAGTCAGGTTCATCAGCATGTCTCGATGTGCTAAAGAGAGCCAGGGCTGCTTTCCGTGCTGGCCGCATGGCTCCAGAGAGCTTCAGGCTGGCCCAGCTGGAGGCTCTTGAGAGGATGCTGATGGAGCATGAGTCTGACTTTGTGGATGCTCTCGACCGCGACCTCAGAAAG CCCCGCTTTGAGACTGTAATGTCAGAGCTGATGGTGGTGAAAAACGAGGCCCTTCACGCAGCCAGCAGCCTGAAGAAGTGGATGCAGCCCCAGCGCATGGAGCGCAGCTGG GCCACAGCGTTTGATGACTGCATGGTAGTCAGTGAGCCATTAGGAGTAGTGCTAATTGTAGGAAACTGGACGAGTCCTGTGCAGCTCTGCCTGGTGCCGTTAGTGGGTGCGATTGCAGCAG GCACCAGGGAAGATGGGCTCAAAGCGGCCCAGGCGGCAGCGCGCACTCTCGCCCGCACTACGCTGCTCTTGAGTGGGAAGAACCCCTGCTATGTGGACCGTCAGTGTGACATCAACACCACTGCCCGCCGCATCTCCTGGGCGCGCTTCCAGAATGCCGGCCAGAGCGCTGTGGCCCCAGACTATGTCCTTTGCCACGCAGACACCCATGAGTGCCTTGTGCAGGCCCTGCGCTGTGCCCTGCAGCAGTTCTACGGCTCTGAGCCACGTGAGTCCAAGAGCTTTGGGCGACAAGTGAGCGAGGAGAACTTTAGCAAGGTCAGGGAAGCCCTCTTGAGGTCCGGGAAAGTGGCAGTGGGTGGGCAGGTGAATGAGGCAGAGAAATATATAG CCCCCACAGTTCTGGTGGATGTGGTAGAGTCTGACCCCATCATGCAGCAGGATGTGTTCGGCCCTGTGCTGCCCATCCTGAGTGTCCAGAGCGCGGATGAGGCCGTAGCCTTCATCAACAGCAGGGAGAATCCACTCTGTGTTTATGTCTATTCCAGCAACAGCAAG GTGATCTCTAAGATAATGGCTGAGACATGCAGTGGTAGTTTCTGCTCTAACGACAGTGCCCTGCAGAGCGTGATGGTGGGGCTGCCTTTTGGAGGAGTGG GTGCCAGTGGGCTGGGCTCGTACCACGGTCGCTACAGTTTTGACGCTTTCTCTCACAAGAAGTCGTGTCTGCTGAGGAGCACGTGTATCGAGTGTGTGACGTACCTGCGCTACCCACCGTATGAGGACCGGAACCTGTCCCTGGCTACACTGGCCAGCTCGCTGAGTCTGAGGAGTCAGGGCTGGTGCTCCATACTGTGA
- the aldh3b2 gene encoding aldehyde dehydrogenase family 3 member B1 isoform X2 translates to MNSPPSPSPTRWFKALRRTRTGEPCQKSGSSACLDVLKRARAAFRAGRMAPESFRLAQLEALERMLMEHESDFVDALDRDLRKPRFETVMSELMVVKNEALHAASSLKKWMQPQRMERSWATAFDDCMVVSEPLGVVLIVGNWTSPVQLCLVPLVGAIAAGNCVIICPSEVCSHTAELLHRLLPAYLDNECYHSVLAAGHEVPEIVDLKFDHVFFSGTREDGLKAAQAAARTLARTTLLLSGKNPCYVDRQCDINTTARRISWARFQNAGQSAVAPDYVLCHADTHECLVQALRCALQQFYGSEPPPTVLVDVVESDPIMQQDVFGPVLPILSVQSADEAVAFINSRENPLCVYVYSSNSKVISKIMAETCSGSFCSNDSALQSVMVGLPFGGVGASGLGSYHGRYSFDAFSHKKSCLLRSTCIECVTYLRYPPYEDRNLSLATLASSLSLRSQGWCSIL, encoded by the exons ATGAATTCTCCACCGAGCCCGTCTCCCACCCGCTGGTTTAAAGCCTTACGGAG gaccaggactggagAACCGTGCCAGAAGTCAGGTTCATCAGCATGTCTCGATGTGCTAAAGAGAGCCAGGGCTGCTTTCCGTGCTGGCCGCATGGCTCCAGAGAGCTTCAGGCTGGCCCAGCTGGAGGCTCTTGAGAGGATGCTGATGGAGCATGAGTCTGACTTTGTGGATGCTCTCGACCGCGACCTCAGAAAG CCCCGCTTTGAGACTGTAATGTCAGAGCTGATGGTGGTGAAAAACGAGGCCCTTCACGCAGCCAGCAGCCTGAAGAAGTGGATGCAGCCCCAGCGCATGGAGCGCAGCTGG GCCACAGCGTTTGATGACTGCATGGTAGTCAGTGAGCCATTAGGAGTAGTGCTAATTGTAGGAAACTGGACGAGTCCTGTGCAGCTCTGCCTGGTGCCGTTAGTGGGTGCGATTGCAGCAG GAAACTGTGTGATAATCTGCCCATCTGAAGTCTGCTCTCATACTGCTGAGCTTCTGCACCGACTCCTGCCTGCTTACCTGGATAAT GAATGTTACCACTCCGTGTTAGCTGCAGGCCATGAGGTTCCTGAAATTGTGGATCTAAAATTCGATCATGTTTTCTTCTCAG GCACCAGGGAAGATGGGCTCAAAGCGGCCCAGGCGGCAGCGCGCACTCTCGCCCGCACTACGCTGCTCTTGAGTGGGAAGAACCCCTGCTATGTGGACCGTCAGTGTGACATCAACACCACTGCCCGCCGCATCTCCTGGGCGCGCTTCCAGAATGCCGGCCAGAGCGCTGTGGCCCCAGACTATGTCCTTTGCCACGCAGACACCCATGAGTGCCTTGTGCAGGCCCTGCGCTGTGCCCTGCAGCAGTTCTACGGCTCTGAGCCAC CCCCCACAGTTCTGGTGGATGTGGTAGAGTCTGACCCCATCATGCAGCAGGATGTGTTCGGCCCTGTGCTGCCCATCCTGAGTGTCCAGAGCGCGGATGAGGCCGTAGCCTTCATCAACAGCAGGGAGAATCCACTCTGTGTTTATGTCTATTCCAGCAACAGCAAG GTGATCTCTAAGATAATGGCTGAGACATGCAGTGGTAGTTTCTGCTCTAACGACAGTGCCCTGCAGAGCGTGATGGTGGGGCTGCCTTTTGGAGGAGTGG GTGCCAGTGGGCTGGGCTCGTACCACGGTCGCTACAGTTTTGACGCTTTCTCTCACAAGAAGTCGTGTCTGCTGAGGAGCACGTGTATCGAGTGTGTGACGTACCTGCGCTACCCACCGTATGAGGACCGGAACCTGTCCCTGGCTACACTGGCCAGCTCGCTGAGTCTGAGGAGTCAGGGCTGGTGCTCCATACTGTGA